The following coding sequences lie in one Prevotella sp. oral taxon 299 str. F0039 genomic window:
- the gldM gene encoding gliding motility protein GldM, translating into MAIKKRPVSPRQKMINLLYVVLMAMLALNVSTEVLEGFSVVEESLNRTTENATKENGSIYDSFAKHMQSNPEKVKAWFDKATSVKQMSDSLYNFAQQLKVAIVKEADGKNGSLDAIKNKEDLESAAHVMLAPGSGKGKALFNAINSYRTRIVSMVNNAEEKAIIESNLSTIVPQKARSLGKNWQEYMFEGMPVAAAVTLLSKLQSDVRHAEGTVLHSLVANVDVKDIRVNKLTAFVIPESRTVMTGDRFVSRIVMAAVDTTQQPEIYIGGRRVALRNNIYEFAAGGVGEHSFSGFITMKDGNGSIIRRDFTQKYNVVAPSATVSADLMNVLYAGFDNPISISIPGVPLQAVTASMTGGAFRSVGMGKFIAKPSAVGSNVTINVAAKGESGVRQVGKYTFQVRKLPDPIAYISLGTDRFKGGAIAKGALLGVNNLSAAIDDGLLDIKFNVTSFETVFFDNMGNAVPMTSDGGHFSARQRDEFRKLSRNKRFYISRITAVGPDGISRKLPASMEVIVR; encoded by the coding sequence ATGGCAATAAAGAAAAGACCAGTATCTCCTCGCCAGAAGATGATCAATCTTTTGTATGTCGTTTTAATGGCAATGCTAGCCCTCAACGTGTCAACTGAGGTGCTAGAGGGCTTTTCTGTGGTAGAAGAAAGCTTGAATAGAACCACAGAGAACGCAACAAAAGAGAATGGTTCAATATATGATAGTTTCGCAAAACATATGCAATCGAATCCCGAAAAGGTGAAAGCGTGGTTTGATAAGGCAACAAGTGTAAAGCAGATGAGCGATTCTTTGTATAATTTTGCACAGCAGTTGAAAGTCGCTATCGTGAAAGAAGCCGATGGTAAAAACGGTTCTTTAGATGCAATAAAGAATAAAGAAGACCTTGAATCGGCTGCTCATGTAATGCTTGCACCAGGCTCTGGCAAGGGAAAAGCATTGTTCAACGCCATTAACAGCTATCGAACTAGAATAGTGTCGATGGTGAATAATGCTGAAGAAAAAGCAATAATAGAAAGCAATCTCTCTACCATTGTGCCCCAAAAAGCTCGCTCTTTGGGTAAAAACTGGCAAGAATACATGTTCGAAGGCATGCCCGTTGCGGCTGCAGTCACCCTTTTATCGAAGCTACAAAGCGATGTTCGTCACGCAGAAGGAACGGTATTACATTCTTTAGTGGCAAATGTTGATGTCAAAGATATCAGAGTGAACAAGCTAACTGCATTCGTTATTCCCGAGAGTAGAACCGTTATGACAGGTGATAGATTTGTTTCTCGTATCGTAATGGCAGCAGTAGACACCACACAACAGCCCGAAATATATATCGGAGGCAGACGAGTTGCTTTGAGAAACAATATTTATGAGTTTGCAGCAGGAGGCGTTGGGGAGCATTCTTTCAGTGGTTTTATTACCATGAAAGATGGAAATGGTAGTATTATTCGTCGTGACTTTACACAGAAATACAATGTTGTTGCGCCCTCAGCTACCGTTTCTGCAGACTTAATGAATGTGCTTTACGCTGGATTTGATAATCCAATAAGCATCAGTATACCTGGAGTTCCACTGCAAGCCGTTACTGCTTCGATGACAGGAGGAGCCTTTCGCTCTGTAGGTATGGGTAAGTTTATAGCTAAGCCCTCTGCTGTTGGAAGCAATGTAACCATCAATGTGGCTGCAAAAGGAGAGAGCGGAGTGCGTCAGGTGGGTAAATATACCTTCCAAGTGCGCAAACTTCCCGATCCAATTGCCTACATCTCGCTCGGAACCGACCGCTTTAAAGGAGGTGCAATCGCTAAAGGTGCGTTGTTAGGAGTGAACAATTTGAGTGCAGCAATAGATGATGGACTATTAGATATCAAATTTAATGTGACTTCATTCGAAACTGTTTTCTTTGATAATATGGGTAATGCAGTGCCTATGACCTCTGATGGTGGACACTTTTCTGCACGCCAACGAGACGAATTTAGAAAGCTATCACGTAACAAACGCTTCTATATATCTCGTATAACAGCCGTTGGTCCTGATGGAATAAGCCGTAAACTACCTGCTTCTATGGAGGTAATTGTTAGATAA
- a CDS encoding SUMF1/EgtB/PvdO family nonheme iron enzyme: MRKQVTFLWTFIAAIALSSCFGSKNATTNSKQGGEVVGVSGHPFSEPTPYGMTKISRGYLHMGIDKQDSLWGMKTPVKDISVDGFWMDETEVSNSKYKQFVMWVRDSILRTRLADPAYGGDETYLITEDKEGNPISPRINWKKPLPRKPNEDEKRAFESLYKTNPVTGEKLLDYRQLNYKYQVYDYTTAALRRNRFNPSERDLNTDNEGASIEPVMISKDTAYINDEGRIVSETINRELTSEWDFLNTYIVNVYPDTTCWVNDFRNSDNEVYLRNYFSNPAYSDYPVVGVTWEQANAYCAWRTDYLLKGLGAEARYVQRYRLPTEAEWEYAARGKSGSEYPWENEDVKSGNGCFYANFKPDRGNYTKDGNLITSRTGIYSANSNGLFDMAGNVAEWTGTIYTEAGVDAMNDLNPQLSYNAAKEDPYKLKKKSVRGGSWKDPESYIRSAWRTWEYQNQPRSYIGFRCVRSLANTTSVKQKKNKK, from the coding sequence ATGAGAAAACAAGTAACATTCCTTTGGACATTTATTGCAGCCATAGCTCTTAGTAGCTGCTTTGGTAGTAAGAATGCCACCACAAATTCGAAACAAGGTGGTGAGGTAGTTGGAGTGAGTGGTCACCCTTTTAGCGAGCCAACGCCTTATGGTATGACCAAAATATCACGTGGCTACCTTCACATGGGTATTGATAAACAAGACTCATTGTGGGGTATGAAAACTCCAGTTAAAGACATATCAGTAGATGGTTTCTGGATGGATGAAACAGAAGTAAGTAATTCTAAATATAAACAATTTGTGATGTGGGTTCGTGATAGTATTCTAAGAACTCGCCTTGCAGACCCTGCTTATGGCGGAGATGAAACCTATTTGATTACAGAAGATAAAGAAGGTAACCCCATTTCACCACGTATTAATTGGAAAAAGCCACTTCCTCGTAAACCAAACGAAGATGAAAAACGTGCTTTTGAAAGTCTTTATAAAACCAATCCCGTTACAGGTGAGAAGCTTTTAGACTATCGCCAGTTGAATTATAAATATCAAGTATACGATTATACCACAGCTGCTTTGCGTCGTAACCGATTCAATCCAAGTGAAAGAGATTTGAATACCGACAACGAAGGTGCATCTATTGAACCCGTAATGATATCGAAAGATACGGCTTATATAAATGACGAAGGACGCATTGTCAGCGAAACTATCAATCGAGAGCTAACAAGTGAGTGGGATTTCTTAAACACTTATATAGTGAATGTTTATCCTGATACAACCTGTTGGGTAAACGATTTCCGTAATTCAGATAACGAAGTGTATCTCAGGAACTATTTTAGTAACCCTGCATATAGCGACTATCCAGTTGTAGGAGTTACGTGGGAACAGGCTAATGCCTATTGTGCTTGGCGCACAGATTACCTCTTAAAAGGACTAGGAGCAGAGGCTAGATATGTTCAACGCTATCGACTTCCAACCGAAGCAGAATGGGAATATGCTGCAAGAGGAAAGAGTGGAAGCGAATATCCATGGGAAAATGAAGACGTAAAAAGTGGAAATGGCTGCTTCTATGCAAACTTTAAGCCCGATAGAGGTAACTATACCAAAGATGGAAACTTGATAACAAGTCGCACAGGTATATATTCTGCTAATTCAAATGGACTCTTTGATATGGCAGGTAACGTGGCAGAATGGACTGGAACCATATATACTGAGGCTGGAGTAGATGCAATGAACGATCTAAATCCACAGCTATCGTATAACGCAGCCAAGGAAGATCCATACAAACTAAAGAAGAAAAGCGTTAGAGGAGGATCGTGGAAAGATCCCGAATCGTATATAAGAAGCGCATGGAGAACATGGGAATACCAAAATCAACCACGCTCTTATATTGGCTTTAGATGCGTAAGAAGCTTAGCAAATACCACAAGTGTTAAACAAAAAAAGAATAAAAAGTAA
- a CDS encoding membrane protein translates to MIRTKLTLLAVATTVSTSVLAGGLLTNTNQNIAFNRNFAREATIGIDGVYSNPAGVMFLNKGFHLSLNFQNVYQTRSILSGMTVKQLGALNETALQQTPFYQPFKLNGGDAQGRKEYVGKASVPILPSFQAAYNTDKWSFQAGFGLVGGGGKASFNDGLGSFERPISMIPALLYSKNLGSTTPGYSFDSYLSGRQYIFGMQLGAAYKVNENVAVYGGVRVNYVWNKYEGNITNISANIKGTNYPLYQYFGTTANTLETQAKALRAQAQAVTDPATIAKLTAGADQAEAGVNALRKQQGEVQDKYLESTQTGWGVTPIIGVDVKLGKWNFASKLEFNTHLNIQNDTKRDDTGMFKHGVNTPNDIPALLTLGAQYEITPEVRVMTGWHHYFDKSAKMANDKQKLLKSNTNEFLLGAEWDVTDKILVSAGTQFTRYGLGKGAYLNDMSFVTSSYSLGFGAKFEVAKNVHVNVAYFWTNYEKFNKTTETSLGVAKVVNTDEFTRTNKVFGVGVDFTF, encoded by the coding sequence ATGATAAGAACAAAATTGACTTTGTTAGCAGTTGCTACAACTGTTTCAACAAGTGTGTTAGCTGGTGGATTGCTCACCAATACCAATCAAAACATTGCTTTTAATCGAAACTTTGCACGTGAGGCAACTATCGGAATTGATGGTGTTTACTCAAATCCTGCAGGTGTAATGTTTTTAAATAAGGGATTCCACTTATCGCTTAACTTCCAAAACGTGTATCAAACACGTAGCATTTTGAGTGGAATGACTGTAAAACAACTCGGAGCATTGAACGAGACAGCATTACAACAAACACCTTTTTATCAACCTTTCAAACTCAATGGAGGTGATGCACAAGGTAGAAAAGAATATGTAGGTAAGGCATCAGTGCCCATTCTTCCTTCATTCCAAGCAGCATATAACACCGACAAATGGAGCTTCCAAGCAGGCTTTGGTCTTGTTGGTGGTGGTGGAAAAGCCAGCTTTAATGATGGATTAGGTTCTTTTGAACGTCCAATTTCAATGATTCCTGCATTACTTTATAGCAAGAACTTAGGCTCAACAACACCAGGATATAGCTTCGATAGCTATTTAAGTGGTCGTCAATATATCTTCGGTATGCAACTCGGAGCTGCTTATAAGGTCAACGAAAATGTAGCTGTTTATGGTGGTGTGCGTGTGAACTATGTGTGGAACAAATACGAAGGCAACATTACAAACATCTCTGCAAACATCAAAGGCACAAATTATCCACTCTACCAGTATTTTGGTACTACCGCAAATACATTAGAAACACAAGCAAAAGCATTACGTGCTCAAGCACAGGCAGTCACAGATCCTGCTACAATTGCAAAGCTAACAGCAGGTGCAGACCAAGCTGAAGCAGGTGTAAATGCACTGAGAAAGCAACAAGGTGAAGTGCAAGATAAGTATTTAGAATCTACACAAACAGGTTGGGGAGTGACTCCTATCATTGGTGTTGACGTGAAATTGGGCAAGTGGAACTTCGCTTCTAAATTAGAATTCAATACACATCTCAACATACAAAACGATACAAAGAGAGATGATACAGGTATGTTTAAACATGGTGTGAATACCCCTAACGACATTCCTGCATTGTTAACACTTGGTGCACAATATGAAATTACACCAGAAGTGCGTGTTATGACTGGTTGGCATCACTACTTTGACAAGAGTGCAAAGATGGCTAATGACAAACAAAAGCTATTGAAGAGCAACACCAACGAGTTCCTTTTGGGTGCAGAGTGGGATGTTACTGATAAGATTTTGGTTAGTGCTGGAACTCAATTCACACGCTACGGTCTTGGAAAGGGTGCTTACTTGAACGATATGAGCTTTGTAACAAGTAGCTATTCTCTTGGCTTTGGAGCTAAATTCGAAGTGGCAAAGAATGTACATGTAAATGTAGCTTATTTCTGGACAAACTACGAAAAGTTCAATAAAACAACAGAAACAAGTCTTGGAGTAGCAAAAGTTGTGAACACAGATGAGTTTACTCGTACTAATAAAGTATTTGGTGTAGGTGTTGATTTCACCTTCTAA
- a CDS encoding type IX secretion system membrane protein PorP/SprF: protein MLRRLVIVVGALFACVLVVKAQYDANFSHYFGMPTSFNPAAVGSQSKLNITAAYAHNFAGFEHNPRTMYLSGDLPVRFLNSFHGVGGYFMNDQIGLFSHQSINAQYALQSKLFGGVLAIGLQVGMLTEQFDGTKLDPNETNDPALPTTKETGNAVDMGIGVFFNNKDKWYVGASAKHLNAPKVKIGERNTLPVDPMYYLTAGYRIKFRNPFVTLQPSILARTDLSGYRVDLTNRVVYNNENRLLYGGVGYSPTNSVTFLIGGSVKGFVLGYSYELYTSAISVGNGSHELFIGYQTDINFAKKGRNKHQSVRIL from the coding sequence GTGTTGAGGAGATTAGTTATAGTGGTGGGGGCATTGTTTGCATGCGTTTTGGTTGTAAAAGCGCAATACGATGCTAATTTTAGTCATTATTTTGGCATGCCCACATCATTCAATCCCGCCGCAGTTGGAAGTCAATCAAAATTGAATATAACAGCGGCTTATGCTCATAACTTTGCTGGTTTTGAGCATAATCCACGCACAATGTACCTTTCGGGCGACCTTCCTGTTCGCTTTCTGAATAGCTTTCACGGTGTGGGAGGTTATTTTATGAACGATCAAATAGGTTTGTTTAGTCATCAGAGCATCAATGCACAATATGCACTTCAAAGTAAATTATTTGGCGGAGTGCTTGCTATCGGACTTCAAGTGGGTATGCTTACCGAGCAATTTGATGGCACAAAGCTCGATCCAAACGAAACAAACGACCCAGCATTGCCCACAACTAAGGAAACAGGAAACGCTGTAGATATGGGTATAGGAGTCTTTTTTAATAATAAAGACAAATGGTATGTAGGTGCATCTGCAAAACATCTCAATGCTCCAAAGGTGAAAATTGGGGAGCGAAACACACTTCCTGTAGACCCTATGTATTATCTAACGGCAGGCTATCGAATTAAGTTCAGAAACCCATTTGTTACTCTTCAGCCTTCAATATTGGCACGAACAGATTTAAGTGGGTATCGGGTAGATCTTACAAATCGTGTGGTTTACAACAACGAAAACCGCTTGTTATATGGCGGTGTGGGCTATAGTCCAACCAATTCGGTGACCTTTTTGATTGGAGGAAGCGTGAAAGGATTTGTGTTAGGCTATAGTTATGAGCTTTATACATCGGCTATTAGTGTTGGAAATGGTAGTCACGAACTGTTCATTGGCTATCAAACAGACATCAACTTTGCGAAGAAAGGCAGAAATAAACATCAGTCTGTGCGTATCTTATAA
- the gldN gene encoding gliding motility protein GldN, whose amino-acid sequence MKKVFLFLFAIVFTSSAFAQAPARRAQQEQSKRANANNITTRARLSFPVTESMPEDVVWRRDIYRELNLMDDANAGLYYPTEPIGTQMNLFTYIFKLMMTGNVKAYEYRLDGNEHFTDSARIKPLAFLDNYHIYYERTGKGVKIDDSDIPSKEVKGYYIKESSYYDQATATFHTKVLALCPIMKREDDFGDAATPYPLFWVKYADLAPFLSKQTIMTSNLNNAAVMSVDDYFTKNMYKGKIYKTNNMQGLTIAQYCSTDSAVVKEQKRIEREIAAFEKNMWGNAVKKDSLDSIAKIAKDLPKIKKRTNRRSGEVAEQKEVKKNRRTTTSTSHSSGSARVSVRRERHIVEQS is encoded by the coding sequence ATGAAGAAAGTGTTTCTATTTCTCTTTGCAATTGTTTTTACATCATCGGCATTTGCGCAAGCACCTGCACGACGAGCACAGCAAGAACAATCTAAAAGAGCCAATGCAAATAATATTACAACACGTGCTCGTTTGTCTTTCCCTGTTACTGAAAGCATGCCCGAAGATGTGGTTTGGCGTCGTGATATATATAGAGAGCTGAATTTAATGGACGATGCAAATGCTGGATTATACTATCCTACAGAGCCTATAGGTACCCAAATGAACCTCTTTACATACATCTTTAAGTTGATGATGACAGGCAATGTAAAGGCTTATGAATATCGATTGGATGGCAATGAGCATTTCACTGATAGTGCAAGAATAAAGCCATTGGCTTTTCTTGATAACTATCACATCTACTATGAGCGTACTGGTAAGGGCGTTAAAATAGATGATAGCGATATTCCTTCAAAGGAAGTGAAAGGTTATTACATCAAAGAAAGCTCTTATTACGATCAAGCTACTGCAACATTCCACACCAAAGTATTGGCGTTATGCCCTATAATGAAACGTGAAGACGACTTTGGTGATGCTGCAACTCCTTATCCTTTGTTTTGGGTGAAGTATGCTGATTTGGCACCATTCTTATCGAAACAAACCATTATGACAAGCAACTTGAACAATGCTGCAGTGATGTCGGTAGACGATTACTTTACAAAAAACATGTATAAGGGTAAAATCTATAAAACAAACAATATGCAAGGACTCACTATCGCACAGTATTGCTCAACCGATTCAGCTGTTGTTAAAGAACAAAAGCGTATAGAAAGAGAAATTGCAGCTTTTGAAAAGAATATGTGGGGTAATGCTGTGAAGAAAGATTCGCTTGATAGTATTGCCAAGATAGCAAAAGATTTGCCTAAGATAAAGAAGAGAACCAACCGCAGAAGCGGTGAGGTAGCAGAGCAAAAAGAGGTGAAGAAAAATAGAAGAACAACTACTTCTACTTCTCATAGCAGTGGTTCTGCGAGAGTAAGTGTGCGTCGTGAACGTCATATTGTTGAACAATCATAG
- the mutY gene encoding A/G-specific adenine glycosylase — MSKEQQFAPTLLAWYSINGRELPWRKTTNPYFIWLSEIILQQTRVEQGMSYWHKFVNHYGTVEQLALASEDAVLLLWQGLGYYSRARNMLVAAQQVVGMGGFPTTSKELQKLKGVGIYTASAIASFAFNEQVAVVDGNVYRVLARYFGIDVPIDDRKGKELFEQLAQRLLPPKGGAQYNQAIMDFGALQCVPASPNCMQCPLIETCDAFRNDKVATLPVKQKKVKKQNVLLHYVYLQCNGKTALMRRGKGDIWNGLWQPLLLEDLLQQPIEPSSEYQTLQKHYPQAVQVVKELKHLLTHRTIFANLFFIRLEKEINLPEPYQWVKENEIEQYAHSRLVELLIEKVRDYLGANH; from the coding sequence ATGAGTAAAGAACAACAGTTTGCACCCACACTTTTAGCGTGGTATAGCATCAATGGACGTGAACTTCCATGGCGAAAAACAACCAATCCCTATTTCATTTGGTTGAGCGAGATTATCCTTCAGCAAACAAGAGTTGAACAGGGAATGAGCTATTGGCATAAGTTTGTAAACCATTATGGCACTGTTGAACAGCTAGCCTTAGCAAGTGAAGATGCAGTTCTGTTGCTTTGGCAAGGATTAGGCTATTATTCTCGGGCACGAAACATGCTAGTTGCGGCTCAACAAGTAGTAGGAATGGGAGGTTTCCCTACCACATCTAAAGAGTTACAGAAGCTTAAAGGCGTTGGTATTTATACCGCATCTGCCATAGCTTCGTTTGCTTTTAACGAGCAAGTAGCCGTTGTAGATGGTAATGTTTATAGAGTACTGGCACGCTATTTCGGTATAGATGTGCCAATAGATGATAGGAAAGGAAAAGAACTTTTTGAACAATTGGCGCAGCGTTTGTTACCTCCTAAGGGCGGTGCTCAATACAATCAAGCGATAATGGATTTCGGTGCACTTCAATGTGTACCCGCTTCTCCCAACTGCATGCAATGCCCTTTGATAGAAACTTGCGACGCTTTTAGAAATGATAAGGTTGCAACCCTGCCTGTAAAGCAAAAGAAAGTGAAAAAGCAAAATGTGCTTTTACATTATGTTTACTTGCAATGCAATGGTAAAACAGCCTTGATGCGCCGAGGAAAGGGTGATATTTGGAATGGGTTGTGGCAACCTTTGTTGTTAGAAGACCTACTTCAACAACCCATTGAGCCATCAAGCGAATATCAAACACTGCAAAAGCACTATCCACAAGCCGTTCAAGTGGTGAAAGAACTCAAACATTTGCTAACTCATCGAACCATCTTTGCCAACTTGTTTTTTATTCGTTTAGAGAAAGAAATAAACCTTCCCGAACCCTATCAGTGGGTGAAAGAAAACGAAATAGAGCAGTATGCGCACTCTCGTTTGGTGGAGTTGCTCATCGAAAAAGTGAGAGATTATCTGGGAGCGAATCACTAA
- a CDS encoding outer membrane beta-barrel protein produces MKKILCSGMIVFMMLLSTNTNAQVGFGIKGGVDVTSIKLGHEVMTPSNKVGFFIGPTVKCTLPVVGLGFDASLLYEQKKAQMCGKFLNSSTTLVQEQVILPINLRYSVGLGDLINVFAFAGPQFGFNIGDKSKSLYQNVADWKFSQSNLSLNFGVGATLFKHLQVTANYNFACGKTGELTLLQGAKNVEEGRNRSWQLGATYFF; encoded by the coding sequence ATGAAAAAGATTTTATGTTCAGGAATGATCGTTTTTATGATGCTATTATCTACAAATACTAACGCTCAAGTTGGTTTTGGTATTAAAGGAGGAGTAGATGTAACAAGTATAAAGCTAGGGCATGAGGTAATGACGCCATCTAATAAAGTGGGCTTTTTTATTGGTCCAACAGTAAAGTGCACTCTTCCTGTTGTAGGATTAGGTTTTGATGCTTCTCTTCTTTATGAACAGAAAAAAGCTCAAATGTGTGGAAAGTTTTTAAATTCGTCAACAACTTTAGTTCAAGAACAAGTTATTTTACCTATAAATTTACGTTATAGTGTAGGCTTAGGAGATTTAATAAATGTGTTTGCTTTTGCAGGACCGCAGTTTGGTTTCAATATAGGAGATAAGTCAAAAAGTCTTTATCAAAATGTAGCAGATTGGAAATTTAGTCAGTCAAACCTTAGTCTTAACTTCGGAGTAGGTGCAACTTTGTTTAAGCATTTACAAGTAACAGCTAACTATAACTTTGCTTGCGGTAAGACAGGAGAGCTAACTTTGCTTCAAGGAGCCAAGAATGTTGAGGAAGGGCGCAATAGATCTTGGCAATTAGGTGCCACTTATTTCTTCTAA
- the gldL gene encoding gliding motility protein GldL, with the protein MSEYSKYNIVYRLQKWIDSVPGQTFLNYAYSWGAAIVILGTLFKLTHLPGANIMLFLGMGTEVCVFFISAFDRPFDKTADGLELPTHPDLDEEEPAEQCVSKSVNTTAHIAKAGFAPQNAAFVAPQSVAPEALENTISWTEQQQTQTPELLDAQQRYVTELNNLSEILSKVSAQSERLARDNEEIDNLNRTITGITKVYEMQLKSASKQMSTIDDINEQSAKMASQIEQLNKIYTRMIEAMTVNMRASGAPTIE; encoded by the coding sequence ATGTCTGAATATAGTAAATACAACATTGTTTATCGTTTACAAAAGTGGATAGATAGCGTTCCTGGTCAAACTTTCTTAAACTATGCTTATAGTTGGGGTGCTGCTATCGTTATCTTAGGTACTCTTTTCAAGCTAACTCACTTGCCAGGAGCTAACATTATGCTATTTCTTGGTATGGGAACAGAGGTCTGTGTGTTCTTTATTTCAGCGTTCGACCGTCCTTTCGACAAAACTGCTGATGGCTTAGAACTACCTACTCACCCTGATTTAGATGAGGAAGAGCCAGCAGAACAATGTGTAAGTAAATCTGTAAATACAACAGCTCACATAGCAAAAGCAGGCTTTGCGCCTCAAAATGCAGCTTTTGTGGCTCCTCAAAGTGTTGCTCCTGAAGCGTTAGAGAACACTATCTCTTGGACAGAACAGCAACAAACACAAACTCCAGAGCTATTAGATGCACAACAAAGATATGTTACAGAGTTGAATAACTTAAGTGAAATTCTATCTAAAGTATCTGCTCAAAGCGAGAGATTGGCACGAGATAACGAAGAAATAGATAATCTAAATCGCACTATTACGGGTATTACTAAGGTCTATGAGATGCAATTAAAGAGCGCAAGTAAGCAGATGTCGACAATCGATGACATCAATGAACAAAGCGCAAAGATGGCAAGTCAGATAGAACAACTCAACAAAATATATACAAGGATGATTGAGGCTATGACTGTAAATATGCGTGCTTCTGGCGCACCTACAATCGAATAA